Proteins found in one Macaca nemestrina isolate mMacNem1 chromosome 4, mMacNem.hap1, whole genome shotgun sequence genomic segment:
- the GARIN1A gene encoding Golgi-associated RAB2 interactor protein 1A isoform X2 — translation MSKIRGLPPEIREPGPGVELGVENGLLCQLIHSPEFNLFSNSVVFESNFIQLKKAFQKGLKPFFERLLRFCICILPPLVFCSFLTHAPEADFQVTKPGNWRDVCEGSATVILGVTSSVPSLPLPNVLLMANVTWPRGPFSTWSTPGDAPVITLSRLSHGNVLIMPRLLPLKYVELRIYDRLQRILRVRTVTEKIYYLKLHEKHPEIVFQFWVRLVKILQKGLSITTKDPRIEFTHCLVPKMPTSSIETTPENSLLSSPQPSESLVLLAAEQTSGSFSQLSGKLQLTADRNNDTAIEIDNRSSYKIPSPVASPINLNIPMRAVLSHSLWEQEDPDEHLLQVPVASSLGEHFLGP, via the exons ATGAGTAAAATCAGGGGCCTCCCACCTGAGATCAGGGAACCAGGCCCTGGAGTGGAACTTGGGGTGGAAAATGGCCTTCTTTGTCAACTGATTCATTCTCCAGAATTCAACTTGTTCTCCAACTCGGTGGTGTTTGAAAGCAACTTTATCCAG TTGAAGAAGGCTTTCCAGAAGGGTCTTAAGCCATTCTTTGAGAGACTGCTGAGATTCTG CATCTGTATCCTTCCACCCCTTGTTTTCTGCTCCTTTCTGACCCACGCACCTGAGGCTGATTTCCAGGTCACTAAGCCCGGGAACTGGAGAGATGTCTGTGAAGGGTCTGCCACCGTGATCCTTGGGGTGACCTCCTCGGTGCCCTCCCTGCCGCTCCCCAATGTCCTCCTGATGGCCAATGTTACCTGGCCCCGGGGTCCGTTTTCCACCTGGAGCACACCTGGTGATGCCCCAGTCATCACCCTCAGCAG GCTCTCTCATGGGAATGTCCTGATTATGCCCAGGCTTCTCCCCCTGAAGTACGTGGAGCTGCGAATCTACGACCGGCTCCAGCGCATCCTGAGGGTTAGGACAGTGACCGAAAAGATCTACTATCTGAAGCTCCACGAAAAACACCCAGAGATTGTGTTTCAATTCTGGGTCCGCTTGGTGAAAATTCTGCAGAAAGGCCTGTCCATCACCACCAAAGACCCGAGAATCGAATTCACTCACTGCCTGGTGCCCAAGATGCCCACCAGCTCCATAGAAACAACA CCTGAAAACAGCCTCCTGTCATCCCCCCAGCCTAGCGAGTCCCTCGTGCTGCTGGCGGCTGAGCAGACCAGTGGCagtttctcacagctctcaggaAAGCTCCAGCTCACAGCAGACAG GAACAATGACACTGCCATTGAAATAGACAACCGCAGCAGCTACAAGATACCCTCACCAGTGGCATCTCCAATCAATTTGAATATACCCATGAGAGCTGTCTTGAGCCACAGCCTCTGGGAACAAGAGGATCCGGATGAGCACCTTCTACAAGTTCCTGTAGCCAGTTCCCTAGGAGAGCACTTCTTGGGACCCTGA
- the GARIN1A gene encoding Golgi-associated RAB2 interactor protein 1A isoform X6 encodes MSKIRGLPPEIREPGPGVELGVENGLLCQLIHSPEFNLFSNSVVFESNFIQVTKPGNWRDVCEGSATVILGVTSSVPSLPLPNVLLMANVTWPRGPFSTWSTPGDAPVITLSRLSHGNVLIMPRLLPLKYVELRIYDRLQRILRVRTVTEKIYYLKLHEKHPEIVFQFWVRLVKILQKGLSITTKDPRIEFTHCLVPKMPTSSIETTPENSLLSSPQPSESLVLLAAEQTSGSFSQLSGKLQLTADRNNDTAIEIDNRSSYKIPSPVASPINLNIPMRAVLSHSLWEQEDPDEHLLQVPVASSLGEHFLGP; translated from the exons ATGAGTAAAATCAGGGGCCTCCCACCTGAGATCAGGGAACCAGGCCCTGGAGTGGAACTTGGGGTGGAAAATGGCCTTCTTTGTCAACTGATTCATTCTCCAGAATTCAACTTGTTCTCCAACTCGGTGGTGTTTGAAAGCAACTTTATCCAG GTCACTAAGCCCGGGAACTGGAGAGATGTCTGTGAAGGGTCTGCCACCGTGATCCTTGGGGTGACCTCCTCGGTGCCCTCCCTGCCGCTCCCCAATGTCCTCCTGATGGCCAATGTTACCTGGCCCCGGGGTCCGTTTTCCACCTGGAGCACACCTGGTGATGCCCCAGTCATCACCCTCAGCAG GCTCTCTCATGGGAATGTCCTGATTATGCCCAGGCTTCTCCCCCTGAAGTACGTGGAGCTGCGAATCTACGACCGGCTCCAGCGCATCCTGAGGGTTAGGACAGTGACCGAAAAGATCTACTATCTGAAGCTCCACGAAAAACACCCAGAGATTGTGTTTCAATTCTGGGTCCGCTTGGTGAAAATTCTGCAGAAAGGCCTGTCCATCACCACCAAAGACCCGAGAATCGAATTCACTCACTGCCTGGTGCCCAAGATGCCCACCAGCTCCATAGAAACAACA CCTGAAAACAGCCTCCTGTCATCCCCCCAGCCTAGCGAGTCCCTCGTGCTGCTGGCGGCTGAGCAGACCAGTGGCagtttctcacagctctcaggaAAGCTCCAGCTCACAGCAGACAG GAACAATGACACTGCCATTGAAATAGACAACCGCAGCAGCTACAAGATACCCTCACCAGTGGCATCTCCAATCAATTTGAATATACCCATGAGAGCTGTCTTGAGCCACAGCCTCTGGGAACAAGAGGATCCGGATGAGCACCTTCTACAAGTTCCTGTAGCCAGTTCCCTAGGAGAGCACTTCTTGGGACCCTGA
- the GARIN1A gene encoding Golgi-associated RAB2 interactor protein 1A isoform X4, producing the protein MSKIRGLPPEIREPGPGVELGVENGLLCQLIHSPEFNLFSNSVVFESNFIQGILSGLWQLKKAFQKGLKPFFERLLRFCICILPPLVFCSFLTHAPEADFQVTKPGNWRDVCEGSATVILGVTSSVPSLPLPNVLLMANVTWPRGPFSTWSTPGDAPVITLSRLLPLKYVELRIYDRLQRILRVRTVTEKIYYLKLHEKHPEIVFQFWVRLVKILQKGLSITTKDPRIEFTHCLVPKMPTSSIETTPENSLLSSPQPSESLVLLAAEQTSGSFSQLSGKLQLTADRNNDTAIEIDNRSSYKIPSPVASPINLNIPMRAVLSHSLWEQEDPDEHLLQVPVASSLGEHFLGP; encoded by the exons ATGAGTAAAATCAGGGGCCTCCCACCTGAGATCAGGGAACCAGGCCCTGGAGTGGAACTTGGGGTGGAAAATGGCCTTCTTTGTCAACTGATTCATTCTCCAGAATTCAACTTGTTCTCCAACTCGGTGGTGTTTGAAAGCAACTTTATCCAG GGCATTCTCTCTGGACTTTGGCAGTTGAAGAAGGCTTTCCAGAAGGGTCTTAAGCCATTCTTTGAGAGACTGCTGAGATTCTG CATCTGTATCCTTCCACCCCTTGTTTTCTGCTCCTTTCTGACCCACGCACCTGAGGCTGATTTCCAGGTCACTAAGCCCGGGAACTGGAGAGATGTCTGTGAAGGGTCTGCCACCGTGATCCTTGGGGTGACCTCCTCGGTGCCCTCCCTGCCGCTCCCCAATGTCCTCCTGATGGCCAATGTTACCTGGCCCCGGGGTCCGTTTTCCACCTGGAGCACACCTGGTGATGCCCCAGTCATCACCCTCAGCAG GCTTCTCCCCCTGAAGTACGTGGAGCTGCGAATCTACGACCGGCTCCAGCGCATCCTGAGGGTTAGGACAGTGACCGAAAAGATCTACTATCTGAAGCTCCACGAAAAACACCCAGAGATTGTGTTTCAATTCTGGGTCCGCTTGGTGAAAATTCTGCAGAAAGGCCTGTCCATCACCACCAAAGACCCGAGAATCGAATTCACTCACTGCCTGGTGCCCAAGATGCCCACCAGCTCCATAGAAACAACA CCTGAAAACAGCCTCCTGTCATCCCCCCAGCCTAGCGAGTCCCTCGTGCTGCTGGCGGCTGAGCAGACCAGTGGCagtttctcacagctctcaggaAAGCTCCAGCTCACAGCAGACAG GAACAATGACACTGCCATTGAAATAGACAACCGCAGCAGCTACAAGATACCCTCACCAGTGGCATCTCCAATCAATTTGAATATACCCATGAGAGCTGTCTTGAGCCACAGCCTCTGGGAACAAGAGGATCCGGATGAGCACCTTCTACAAGTTCCTGTAGCCAGTTCCCTAGGAGAGCACTTCTTGGGACCCTGA
- the GARIN1A gene encoding Golgi-associated RAB2 interactor protein 1A isoform X5, producing the protein MSKIRGLPPEIREPGPGVELGVENGLLCQLIHSPEFNLFSNSVVFESNFIQADFQVTKPGNWRDVCEGSATVILGVTSSVPSLPLPNVLLMANVTWPRGPFSTWSTPGDAPVITLSRLSHGNVLIMPRLLPLKYVELRIYDRLQRILRVRTVTEKIYYLKLHEKHPEIVFQFWVRLVKILQKGLSITTKDPRIEFTHCLVPKMPTSSIETTPENSLLSSPQPSESLVLLAAEQTSGSFSQLSGKLQLTADRNNDTAIEIDNRSSYKIPSPVASPINLNIPMRAVLSHSLWEQEDPDEHLLQVPVASSLGEHFLGP; encoded by the exons ATGAGTAAAATCAGGGGCCTCCCACCTGAGATCAGGGAACCAGGCCCTGGAGTGGAACTTGGGGTGGAAAATGGCCTTCTTTGTCAACTGATTCATTCTCCAGAATTCAACTTGTTCTCCAACTCGGTGGTGTTTGAAAGCAACTTTATCCAG GCTGATTTCCAGGTCACTAAGCCCGGGAACTGGAGAGATGTCTGTGAAGGGTCTGCCACCGTGATCCTTGGGGTGACCTCCTCGGTGCCCTCCCTGCCGCTCCCCAATGTCCTCCTGATGGCCAATGTTACCTGGCCCCGGGGTCCGTTTTCCACCTGGAGCACACCTGGTGATGCCCCAGTCATCACCCTCAGCAG GCTCTCTCATGGGAATGTCCTGATTATGCCCAGGCTTCTCCCCCTGAAGTACGTGGAGCTGCGAATCTACGACCGGCTCCAGCGCATCCTGAGGGTTAGGACAGTGACCGAAAAGATCTACTATCTGAAGCTCCACGAAAAACACCCAGAGATTGTGTTTCAATTCTGGGTCCGCTTGGTGAAAATTCTGCAGAAAGGCCTGTCCATCACCACCAAAGACCCGAGAATCGAATTCACTCACTGCCTGGTGCCCAAGATGCCCACCAGCTCCATAGAAACAACA CCTGAAAACAGCCTCCTGTCATCCCCCCAGCCTAGCGAGTCCCTCGTGCTGCTGGCGGCTGAGCAGACCAGTGGCagtttctcacagctctcaggaAAGCTCCAGCTCACAGCAGACAG GAACAATGACACTGCCATTGAAATAGACAACCGCAGCAGCTACAAGATACCCTCACCAGTGGCATCTCCAATCAATTTGAATATACCCATGAGAGCTGTCTTGAGCCACAGCCTCTGGGAACAAGAGGATCCGGATGAGCACCTTCTACAAGTTCCTGTAGCCAGTTCCCTAGGAGAGCACTTCTTGGGACCCTGA
- the GARIN1A gene encoding Golgi-associated RAB2 interactor protein 1A isoform X3 has product MSKIRGLPPEIREPGPGVELGVENGLLCQLIHSPEFNLFSNSVVFESNFIQGILSGLWQLKKAFQKGLKPFFERLLRFCICILPPLVFCSFLTHAPEADFQVTKPGNWRDVCEGSATVILGVTSSVPSLPLPNVLLMANVTWPRGPFSTWSTPGDAPVITLSRLSHGNVLIMPRLLPLKYVELRIYDRLQRILRVRTVTEKIYYLKLHEKHPEIVFQFWVRLVKILQKGLSITTKDPRIEFTHCLVPKMPTSSIETTPSESLVLLAAEQTSGSFSQLSGKLQLTADRNNDTAIEIDNRSSYKIPSPVASPINLNIPMRAVLSHSLWEQEDPDEHLLQVPVASSLGEHFLGP; this is encoded by the exons ATGAGTAAAATCAGGGGCCTCCCACCTGAGATCAGGGAACCAGGCCCTGGAGTGGAACTTGGGGTGGAAAATGGCCTTCTTTGTCAACTGATTCATTCTCCAGAATTCAACTTGTTCTCCAACTCGGTGGTGTTTGAAAGCAACTTTATCCAG GGCATTCTCTCTGGACTTTGGCAGTTGAAGAAGGCTTTCCAGAAGGGTCTTAAGCCATTCTTTGAGAGACTGCTGAGATTCTG CATCTGTATCCTTCCACCCCTTGTTTTCTGCTCCTTTCTGACCCACGCACCTGAGGCTGATTTCCAGGTCACTAAGCCCGGGAACTGGAGAGATGTCTGTGAAGGGTCTGCCACCGTGATCCTTGGGGTGACCTCCTCGGTGCCCTCCCTGCCGCTCCCCAATGTCCTCCTGATGGCCAATGTTACCTGGCCCCGGGGTCCGTTTTCCACCTGGAGCACACCTGGTGATGCCCCAGTCATCACCCTCAGCAG GCTCTCTCATGGGAATGTCCTGATTATGCCCAGGCTTCTCCCCCTGAAGTACGTGGAGCTGCGAATCTACGACCGGCTCCAGCGCATCCTGAGGGTTAGGACAGTGACCGAAAAGATCTACTATCTGAAGCTCCACGAAAAACACCCAGAGATTGTGTTTCAATTCTGGGTCCGCTTGGTGAAAATTCTGCAGAAAGGCCTGTCCATCACCACCAAAGACCCGAGAATCGAATTCACTCACTGCCTGGTGCCCAAGATGCCCACCAGCTCCATAGAAACAACA CCTAGCGAGTCCCTCGTGCTGCTGGCGGCTGAGCAGACCAGTGGCagtttctcacagctctcaggaAAGCTCCAGCTCACAGCAGACAG GAACAATGACACTGCCATTGAAATAGACAACCGCAGCAGCTACAAGATACCCTCACCAGTGGCATCTCCAATCAATTTGAATATACCCATGAGAGCTGTCTTGAGCCACAGCCTCTGGGAACAAGAGGATCCGGATGAGCACCTTCTACAAGTTCCTGTAGCCAGTTCCCTAGGAGAGCACTTCTTGGGACCCTGA
- the GARIN1A gene encoding Golgi-associated RAB2 interactor protein 1A isoform X8: protein MSKIRGLPPEIREPGPGVELGVENGLLCQLIHSPEFNLFSNSVVFESNFIQGILSGLWQLKKAFQKGLKPFFERLLRFCICILPPLVFCSFLTHAPEADFQVTKPGNWRDVCEGSATVILGVTSSVPSLPLPNVLLMANVTWPRGPFSTWSTPGDAPVITLSRLSHGNVLIMPRLLPLKYVELRIYDRLQRILRVRTVTEKIYYLKLHEKHPEIVFQFWVRLVKILQKGLSITTKDPRIEFTHCLVPKMPTSSIETTGTSLIHIRPFQVLLGIEAQEGRSIDWTVQNLQISESECFPPPT from the exons ATGAGTAAAATCAGGGGCCTCCCACCTGAGATCAGGGAACCAGGCCCTGGAGTGGAACTTGGGGTGGAAAATGGCCTTCTTTGTCAACTGATTCATTCTCCAGAATTCAACTTGTTCTCCAACTCGGTGGTGTTTGAAAGCAACTTTATCCAG GGCATTCTCTCTGGACTTTGGCAGTTGAAGAAGGCTTTCCAGAAGGGTCTTAAGCCATTCTTTGAGAGACTGCTGAGATTCTG CATCTGTATCCTTCCACCCCTTGTTTTCTGCTCCTTTCTGACCCACGCACCTGAGGCTGATTTCCAGGTCACTAAGCCCGGGAACTGGAGAGATGTCTGTGAAGGGTCTGCCACCGTGATCCTTGGGGTGACCTCCTCGGTGCCCTCCCTGCCGCTCCCCAATGTCCTCCTGATGGCCAATGTTACCTGGCCCCGGGGTCCGTTTTCCACCTGGAGCACACCTGGTGATGCCCCAGTCATCACCCTCAGCAG GCTCTCTCATGGGAATGTCCTGATTATGCCCAGGCTTCTCCCCCTGAAGTACGTGGAGCTGCGAATCTACGACCGGCTCCAGCGCATCCTGAGGGTTAGGACAGTGACCGAAAAGATCTACTATCTGAAGCTCCACGAAAAACACCCAGAGATTGTGTTTCAATTCTGGGTCCGCTTGGTGAAAATTCTGCAGAAAGGCCTGTCCATCACCACCAAAGACCCGAGAATCGAATTCACTCACTGCCTGGTGCCCAAGATGCCCACCAGCTCCATAGAAACAACA GGTACGTCTTTGATACACATAAGACCTTTCCAGGTCCTGCTTGGTATAGAAGCACAGGAAGGAAGGTCAATAGATTGGACTGTCCAAAATCTTCAGATTTCAGAATCTGAATGCTTTCCTCCTCCCACTTAA
- the GARIN1A gene encoding Golgi-associated RAB2 interactor protein 1A isoform X7 gives MSKIRGLPPEIREPGPGVELGVENGLLCQLIHSPEFNLFSNSVVFESNFIQVTKPGNWRDVCEGSATVILGVTSSVPSLPLPNVLLMANVTWPRGPFSTWSTPGDAPVITLSRLLPLKYVELRIYDRLQRILRVRTVTEKIYYLKLHEKHPEIVFQFWVRLVKILQKGLSITTKDPRIEFTHCLVPKMPTSSIETTPENSLLSSPQPSESLVLLAAEQTSGSFSQLSGKLQLTADRNNDTAIEIDNRSSYKIPSPVASPINLNIPMRAVLSHSLWEQEDPDEHLLQVPVASSLGEHFLGP, from the exons ATGAGTAAAATCAGGGGCCTCCCACCTGAGATCAGGGAACCAGGCCCTGGAGTGGAACTTGGGGTGGAAAATGGCCTTCTTTGTCAACTGATTCATTCTCCAGAATTCAACTTGTTCTCCAACTCGGTGGTGTTTGAAAGCAACTTTATCCAG GTCACTAAGCCCGGGAACTGGAGAGATGTCTGTGAAGGGTCTGCCACCGTGATCCTTGGGGTGACCTCCTCGGTGCCCTCCCTGCCGCTCCCCAATGTCCTCCTGATGGCCAATGTTACCTGGCCCCGGGGTCCGTTTTCCACCTGGAGCACACCTGGTGATGCCCCAGTCATCACCCTCAGCAG GCTTCTCCCCCTGAAGTACGTGGAGCTGCGAATCTACGACCGGCTCCAGCGCATCCTGAGGGTTAGGACAGTGACCGAAAAGATCTACTATCTGAAGCTCCACGAAAAACACCCAGAGATTGTGTTTCAATTCTGGGTCCGCTTGGTGAAAATTCTGCAGAAAGGCCTGTCCATCACCACCAAAGACCCGAGAATCGAATTCACTCACTGCCTGGTGCCCAAGATGCCCACCAGCTCCATAGAAACAACA CCTGAAAACAGCCTCCTGTCATCCCCCCAGCCTAGCGAGTCCCTCGTGCTGCTGGCGGCTGAGCAGACCAGTGGCagtttctcacagctctcaggaAAGCTCCAGCTCACAGCAGACAG GAACAATGACACTGCCATTGAAATAGACAACCGCAGCAGCTACAAGATACCCTCACCAGTGGCATCTCCAATCAATTTGAATATACCCATGAGAGCTGTCTTGAGCCACAGCCTCTGGGAACAAGAGGATCCGGATGAGCACCTTCTACAAGTTCCTGTAGCCAGTTCCCTAGGAGAGCACTTCTTGGGACCCTGA
- the GARIN1A gene encoding Golgi-associated RAB2 interactor protein 1A isoform X9: MANVTWPRGPFSTWSTPGDAPVITLSRLLPLKYVELRIYDRLQRILRVRTVTEKIYYLKLHEKHPEIVFQFWVRLVKILQKGLSITTKDPRIEFTHCLVPKMPTSSIETTPENSLLSSPQPSESLVLLAAEQTSGSFSQLSGKLQLTADRNNDTAIEIDNRSSYKIPSPVASPINLNIPMRAVLSHSLWEQEDPDEHLLQVPVASSLGEHFLGP; this comes from the exons ATGGCCAATGTTACCTGGCCCCGGGGTCCGTTTTCCACCTGGAGCACACCTGGTGATGCCCCAGTCATCACCCTCAGCAG GCTTCTCCCCCTGAAGTACGTGGAGCTGCGAATCTACGACCGGCTCCAGCGCATCCTGAGGGTTAGGACAGTGACCGAAAAGATCTACTATCTGAAGCTCCACGAAAAACACCCAGAGATTGTGTTTCAATTCTGGGTCCGCTTGGTGAAAATTCTGCAGAAAGGCCTGTCCATCACCACCAAAGACCCGAGAATCGAATTCACTCACTGCCTGGTGCCCAAGATGCCCACCAGCTCCATAGAAACAACA CCTGAAAACAGCCTCCTGTCATCCCCCCAGCCTAGCGAGTCCCTCGTGCTGCTGGCGGCTGAGCAGACCAGTGGCagtttctcacagctctcaggaAAGCTCCAGCTCACAGCAGACAG GAACAATGACACTGCCATTGAAATAGACAACCGCAGCAGCTACAAGATACCCTCACCAGTGGCATCTCCAATCAATTTGAATATACCCATGAGAGCTGTCTTGAGCCACAGCCTCTGGGAACAAGAGGATCCGGATGAGCACCTTCTACAAGTTCCTGTAGCCAGTTCCCTAGGAGAGCACTTCTTGGGACCCTGA
- the GARIN1A gene encoding Golgi-associated RAB2 interactor protein 1A isoform X1, which produces MSKIRGLPPEIREPGPGVELGVENGLLCQLIHSPEFNLFSNSVVFESNFIQGILSGLWQLKKAFQKGLKPFFERLLRFCICILPPLVFCSFLTHAPEADFQVTKPGNWRDVCEGSATVILGVTSSVPSLPLPNVLLMANVTWPRGPFSTWSTPGDAPVITLSRLSHGNVLIMPRLLPLKYVELRIYDRLQRILRVRTVTEKIYYLKLHEKHPEIVFQFWVRLVKILQKGLSITTKDPRIEFTHCLVPKMPTSSIETTPENSLLSSPQPSESLVLLAAEQTSGSFSQLSGKLQLTADRNNDTAIEIDNRSSYKIPSPVASPINLNIPMRAVLSHSLWEQEDPDEHLLQVPVASSLGEHFLGP; this is translated from the exons ATGAGTAAAATCAGGGGCCTCCCACCTGAGATCAGGGAACCAGGCCCTGGAGTGGAACTTGGGGTGGAAAATGGCCTTCTTTGTCAACTGATTCATTCTCCAGAATTCAACTTGTTCTCCAACTCGGTGGTGTTTGAAAGCAACTTTATCCAG GGCATTCTCTCTGGACTTTGGCAGTTGAAGAAGGCTTTCCAGAAGGGTCTTAAGCCATTCTTTGAGAGACTGCTGAGATTCTG CATCTGTATCCTTCCACCCCTTGTTTTCTGCTCCTTTCTGACCCACGCACCTGAGGCTGATTTCCAGGTCACTAAGCCCGGGAACTGGAGAGATGTCTGTGAAGGGTCTGCCACCGTGATCCTTGGGGTGACCTCCTCGGTGCCCTCCCTGCCGCTCCCCAATGTCCTCCTGATGGCCAATGTTACCTGGCCCCGGGGTCCGTTTTCCACCTGGAGCACACCTGGTGATGCCCCAGTCATCACCCTCAGCAG GCTCTCTCATGGGAATGTCCTGATTATGCCCAGGCTTCTCCCCCTGAAGTACGTGGAGCTGCGAATCTACGACCGGCTCCAGCGCATCCTGAGGGTTAGGACAGTGACCGAAAAGATCTACTATCTGAAGCTCCACGAAAAACACCCAGAGATTGTGTTTCAATTCTGGGTCCGCTTGGTGAAAATTCTGCAGAAAGGCCTGTCCATCACCACCAAAGACCCGAGAATCGAATTCACTCACTGCCTGGTGCCCAAGATGCCCACCAGCTCCATAGAAACAACA CCTGAAAACAGCCTCCTGTCATCCCCCCAGCCTAGCGAGTCCCTCGTGCTGCTGGCGGCTGAGCAGACCAGTGGCagtttctcacagctctcaggaAAGCTCCAGCTCACAGCAGACAG GAACAATGACACTGCCATTGAAATAGACAACCGCAGCAGCTACAAGATACCCTCACCAGTGGCATCTCCAATCAATTTGAATATACCCATGAGAGCTGTCTTGAGCCACAGCCTCTGGGAACAAGAGGATCCGGATGAGCACCTTCTACAAGTTCCTGTAGCCAGTTCCCTAGGAGAGCACTTCTTGGGACCCTGA